The DNA segment ATCAGGCCGAGCCGGGTGAACTCCCCGAGGTCCACGCCCTCGTCGTGCTGGTGCACGATCCGCCGCCACAGCAGGGTGGCCAGCGAACCGGCGTAGGTGAGGTTCGGGCCGATGTTCACACCCAGCAGCACCGCCAGCACCGCGCCCGCCCCGCCCGGCGCGGCCAGCGGCAGCAGCACCAGCACGGCGGGCAGGTTGTTGATCAGGTTGGCCAGTACGGCGGCCAGCGCGGCGATCCCCAGCAGCGCGAGCAGCCCGCTCCCGGACGGCAGCAGATGCCCGAGCGCGTCCGAGAGCCCGTTGTCCACGACCGCCCGCACCACCACGCCCAGCGCCAGCACGAACGCCAGGAACGGCGGGGAGGCCGCCCGCACCACGGACAGCGGGGTCGCCTGCCGCCGCAGCACGGCCCGCCCGGCCATCACCAGCGCGCCCGCGGCGGCCGCCCAGGCCGGGTCGACGCCGAACGCCGACGCCACCACGAACCCGGCGAGCGTGCAGCCCACGGTCACCAGCGCGAACACCGGCAGCGGCGGCTCCTCGCCGGTGTCCCGCGCGGCCGGCGCCGCCGCCGACAGGTCGCGGCGGAAGAAGCGCCGGAACACCCCGTACTCCACCGCGATCGCCGCCAGCCACGGCAGGGCCATCAGCGCCGCGAACCGGGTGAAGGACAGCCCGCTCGCCGCGAAGGCCAGCAGGTTCGTCAGATTGGACACCGGCAGCAGCAGTGACGCCGTGTTCGACAGATGCGTACAGGCGTAGACGTGCGGCTTGGGACGGACGCCCGAGCGGGCGGCCGTGGCGAACACCACCGGAGTGAGCAGCACGATCGTCGCGTCCAGGCTCAGTACGGCCGTGATCACCGACGCCAGCGCGAACACCGCCGTCAGCAGCCGGACCGGCCGACCCCGCGACCAGCGGGCCATCCACGCCCCGCAGGCCCGGAACAGGCCCTCCACGTCGCAGAAATGGGCCAGGACGAGCACCGCGGCCAGGAACCCCACCACCGGGCCCAGCCGGGCCACCTCGTCGCGGGCGTGGTCCAGGGAGATGGCGCCGGTCAGGATGGCGATACCGGCGGCGGGCACGGCGAGCCACGCCTCCGCCCGGCCGAAGGGGCGGACGACCGCCCAGGCGAGGACGGCGACGAGCAGGACGGCCGAGAGGGTCTCGGCGAGCGGGGTGTTCAGGGCGATCCTCCGGACCCGTGGTGATGTGCCCGCTCATGAAAACAGACGCCGGTGCGCCGGGCCGACCGGGACCCGGCGCACCGTCGTGTCAGGTCAGGCGCCCGAACCGGGGGCGAAGACGGTCAGGCGGACCGAGGACGAGTTCCCGGAGACCGGCACCGTACCGCCCGTCCAGGTCACCTTCAGCGGGTCCCGCTCATCGGGCGGGGTGATGACCAGTGAGGCCGGCTTGCCCGTCTTCGCGCCGCTGATCTGCGGGTTGGAGAAGGTCAGCCCGGCCCAGGCGCTCTGCCCGGGGCGGAGCGTGACCGTCACCGGAGAACCCGAGGTGCGCTGGGGGTCGGGGCCGAGCTGGGTGCCGGAGGCGTTCACGAAGGCCGCGCCCGGATAGCCGCGCAGCGTGCAGGTCCGGGACGACTTGTTGGTGAGGACGACGGGGAAGTTCTCCTGCCCGGCGCCCGGATCGTTGCGCCCCACGGCGGCCCGCAGCTCCGAGGTGTGGCAGCGG comes from the Streptomyces seoulensis genome and includes:
- a CDS encoding DUF4232 domain-containing protein; translation: MANSSPARRRGTLLVGSAAVLGLLTACGNGDVGAAPAKTVSGSAAPATETSSPAESTGSPDPAGTPSPVTQSGGTTKPSSAPDTATRTVKPDSAKSTRCHTSELRAAVGRNDPGAGQENFPVVLTNKSSRTCTLRGYPGAAFVNASGTQLGPDPQRTSGSPVTVTLRPGQSAWAGLTFSNPQISGAKTGKPASLVITPPDERDPLKVTWTGGTVPVSGNSSSVRLTVFAPGSGA
- a CDS encoding arsenic transporter encodes the protein MNTPLAETLSAVLLVAVLAWAVVRPFGRAEAWLAVPAAGIAILTGAISLDHARDEVARLGPVVGFLAAVLVLAHFCDVEGLFRACGAWMARWSRGRPVRLLTAVFALASVITAVLSLDATIVLLTPVVFATAARSGVRPKPHVYACTHLSNTASLLLPVSNLTNLLAFAASGLSFTRFAALMALPWLAAIAVEYGVFRRFFRRDLSAAAPAARDTGEEPPLPVFALVTVGCTLAGFVVASAFGVDPAWAAAAGALVMAGRAVLRRQATPLSVVRAASPPFLAFVLALGVVVRAVVDNGLSDALGHLLPSGSGLLALLGIAALAAVLANLINNLPAVLVLLPLAAPGGAGAVLAVLLGVNIGPNLTYAGSLATLLWRRIVHQHDEGVDLGEFTRLGLIAVPSALAVSVVALWGALQIF